The genomic region GGGTGAAGAACCTCGTCGACAGCGGGGCCGCGGCGCGGCTCACGCACCTGAACTACGCGTTCGGGTTCCTGGACGAGTCGGGCAAGTGCATCAGCTCCGACCCGTGGGCCGACTGGCAGATGCCCTTCACCGCGGAGCAGTCGGTGAGCGGCAAGGCCGACGAGGCCGGTCAGGTGCTGCTGGGCAACCTCAACCAGCTCAAGCAGCTCAAGGCCAAGTACCCCAAGCTCAAGGTGAACATCTCGCTGGGCGGCTGGACGGGCTCGCGGTACTTCTCCAACGCGGCGCTCACGCCCGAGTCGCGCGCGGCGCACGTCAAGTCGTGCACCGACATGTGGATCAAGGGCAACCTGCCCGGCCTGCCGGAGGGTGCCGCGAAGGGCGTCTTCGACGGCATCGACCTCGACTGGGAATGGCCCGGCAGCAACGGCAACATGCAGCCGCCGAACGTCGTCCGCCCCGAGGACAAGCAGAACTTCACCAAGCTGCTCGCCGAGTACCGCAAGCAGATGGGCTGGAACCGCGACCTGACCGCGTTCCTGCCGGCCGACCCGAAGCAGGTGGACGCGGGCTTCGAGGTCGCGAAGGTGTTCTGCTACCTCACCTTCGGCACGCTGCAGGGCTACGACTACCACGGTGCGTGGGACGCGCAGGCGAACCAGCAGTCCGCGCTGCGCGTGCCCAAGGGTGACCCGTCCGCCAACGAGTTCAGCACCGAGGTGACGGTCAACGCGTGGCTCTCGCGCGGTGCCCCGCGCTCGAAGGCCGTGCTCGGCGTGCCGTTCTACGGCCGCGGCTGGACCGGTGTCGCGCCGGGCACCCGCAACGGCCTGTTCGGCACGGGCACGCCGGTGCCGGCGACCTACGAGAACGGCTACGAGGACTTCAAGGTCATCAAGCCGAAGCTCGCCGACCCGAAGTACAAGATCTACCGCGATGAGCGCGCCGGCTTCGCGTGGATCTACGACGGCACGACGTGGTGGACCTACGACGACGCGACCGAGATGAAGCGCAAGGCGCGCTACATCAACGACCGCCGTCTCGGCGGCGCGATGATCTGGTCGCTCGACGGTGACACCGCCGACGGTGAGCTGATCAAGGCTCTCGACGGCGCACTGAAGTAGGGCCGCACCAAAGACGAACTGTCCGCATCGG from Lentzea guizhouensis harbors:
- a CDS encoding glycoside hydrolase family 18 protein, translated to MSGRRWGVAALAVGALSASLAVAPANADVETSGHHGYSKTRTVGYFIQWGVYGRNFRVKNLVDSGAAARLTHLNYAFGFLDESGKCISSDPWADWQMPFTAEQSVSGKADEAGQVLLGNLNQLKQLKAKYPKLKVNISLGGWTGSRYFSNAALTPESRAAHVKSCTDMWIKGNLPGLPEGAAKGVFDGIDLDWEWPGSNGNMQPPNVVRPEDKQNFTKLLAEYRKQMGWNRDLTAFLPADPKQVDAGFEVAKVFCYLTFGTLQGYDYHGAWDAQANQQSALRVPKGDPSANEFSTEVTVNAWLSRGAPRSKAVLGVPFYGRGWTGVAPGTRNGLFGTGTPVPATYENGYEDFKVIKPKLADPKYKIYRDERAGFAWIYDGTTWWTYDDATEMKRKARYINDRRLGGAMIWSLDGDTADGELIKALDGALK